One window of Thermacetogenium phaeum DSM 12270 genomic DNA carries:
- the glmM gene encoding phosphoglucosamine mutase: MGMLFGTDGVRGVANEGLTPELAYKLGKAGAYVLGRGGRRPRIILGKDTRISGDMLEAALMAGILSVGGDCLRAGVVPTPGLAYLTRVYDCCAGIVISASHNPVADNGIKFFAGDGFKLPDPVEEEIERLVLKDGFPYPRPTGVDIGRVYEEKEAVGRYLSFLEEVLAVDLQGLKIVVDCANGAASCVAPQLFRDLGAEVVVIAGEPDGTNINEECGSTNPKALQREVRERKAHLGLAFDGDADRLIAVDEEGNLVDGDQIMVICGLHRHRKGELKGNRVTVSVMSNLGLKEAFQKVGVTVEETRVGDRYILEALLQNGGVMGGEQSGHIIFLDRTTTGDGLVTALELLRVIREEGKTLSQLASQMRRFPQLLVNVRVRDKEGLKDNPEVAEAIRRAEERLGEQGRILVRPSGTEPLIRVMGEALDENLLREVVDELAEVVAVQLNRQLVADGREAGR, encoded by the coding sequence ATGGGTATGCTGTTTGGCACGGATGGTGTCAGGGGTGTTGCCAACGAGGGCCTGACCCCAGAGCTGGCGTATAAGCTGGGAAAGGCGGGTGCCTATGTGCTGGGCCGGGGCGGCAGGCGGCCCCGCATCATCCTGGGGAAGGATACGAGGATTTCCGGCGACATGCTGGAGGCCGCTCTGATGGCGGGGATTCTGTCCGTAGGCGGTGACTGCCTGCGGGCGGGTGTTGTACCGACGCCGGGTCTGGCTTATCTCACTAGGGTCTATGACTGCTGTGCCGGGATTGTCATTTCGGCTTCACATAACCCAGTGGCCGACAACGGGATCAAATTCTTTGCAGGTGATGGGTTTAAGCTCCCCGACCCGGTGGAGGAGGAGATCGAGCGGCTGGTGCTCAAGGACGGATTTCCCTATCCTCGACCTACCGGTGTGGACATCGGCAGGGTCTATGAGGAGAAGGAGGCGGTGGGGCGTTACCTCTCCTTTTTAGAAGAAGTGCTTGCCGTCGATTTGCAGGGTCTGAAGATCGTCGTCGACTGCGCTAATGGAGCCGCCTCCTGTGTTGCCCCACAGCTGTTTCGAGACCTGGGGGCAGAGGTGGTGGTGATCGCCGGGGAACCGGACGGGACCAACATCAATGAAGAGTGCGGTTCAACCAATCCGAAGGCGCTGCAGAGGGAGGTAAGGGAGCGTAAGGCGCACCTCGGGCTGGCCTTTGACGGGGATGCTGACAGACTGATTGCCGTTGACGAAGAGGGCAATCTGGTGGACGGCGACCAGATCATGGTTATCTGCGGCCTGCACCGGCACAGGAAGGGAGAATTGAAGGGGAACAGGGTGACCGTTTCCGTCATGAGCAACCTCGGCCTCAAGGAGGCCTTTCAGAAGGTGGGCGTCACAGTGGAGGAAACCAGGGTCGGGGATCGCTACATTCTGGAAGCCCTCCTTCAAAACGGAGGCGTCATGGGCGGTGAGCAGTCCGGCCACATCATCTTCCTCGACCGCACCACGACCGGTGACGGTCTGGTGACTGCACTGGAGCTGTTGAGGGTAATCAGGGAAGAAGGGAAGACGCTTTCACAGCTGGCTTCTCAGATGAGGCGCTTCCCCCAACTACTGGTCAACGTAAGGGTCAGGGACAAGGAGGGGCTTAAGGACAATCCCGAAGTGGCGGAGGCCATTCGCCGGGCCGAAGAGCGCCTGGGAGAGCAAGGCCGAATTCTGGTGCGCCCCTCGGGAACCGAGCCGCTGATAAGGGTGATGGGGGAGGCTTTGGATGAAAATTTGCTGCGGGAGGTGGTTGATGAACTGGCCGAAGTTGTGGCGGTGCAGCTGAATCGCCAGCTTGTTGCTGAT
- a CDS encoding CdaR family protein: MGDSRIGNWFIRNNIGYKLLAIMLALMLWYYVAGQRDPLVERTFPLPVEARGLSSEIVLTSPLPEVRVTVRGMRSIIQNLRQEDILAYVDVSRQEVGEVLLPVRVDAPLGIQVLKVEPERIRVALDFYDEKRVPVRVQVLGEVDLGFTYQTPVAEPDAVTLRGPSKLLAKVQDVRAVLEVNGGKSSISRRVSVTVPEEVEGKVVVQPGFVQVRLPVVPSGPVKTVAVLPALQGEPKEGFAVKETRVEPNQIRVTGPAELLANLREVATLPVDITGAEGNVTREVGLALPDGVINLGQARVKVTVNIGAVGEEQLPEE; this comes from the coding sequence GTGGGCGACAGCAGGATCGGGAACTGGTTCATCCGCAATAATATCGGTTATAAACTGCTGGCCATCATGCTGGCGCTGATGCTCTGGTATTATGTTGCCGGGCAGCGAGATCCTCTCGTCGAGCGCACCTTTCCGCTTCCTGTGGAAGCGCGAGGCCTCTCCTCCGAAATAGTGCTTACTTCACCGCTCCCTGAGGTCAGGGTGACCGTCAGGGGGATGAGGAGCATCATCCAAAACCTCAGGCAGGAAGACATCTTGGCTTACGTCGACGTTTCCCGGCAGGAGGTGGGGGAGGTACTTCTTCCCGTCCGCGTTGATGCCCCTTTGGGTATCCAGGTGTTGAAGGTCGAGCCGGAACGCATTCGGGTTGCTCTGGATTTCTATGACGAGAAGAGGGTGCCCGTAAGGGTGCAGGTGCTTGGCGAAGTAGACCTCGGTTTTACATACCAAACCCCTGTTGCCGAGCCCGATGCAGTAACCTTAAGGGGCCCCAGCAAGCTGCTGGCGAAGGTGCAGGATGTCCGGGCCGTCCTCGAGGTTAACGGAGGAAAAAGCAGCATTAGCCGAAGGGTTTCCGTCACTGTACCTGAGGAAGTAGAGGGTAAGGTCGTCGTCCAGCCGGGTTTTGTTCAGGTTAGGCTTCCGGTTGTGCCGAGCGGACCCGTTAAAACCGTAGCCGTTCTCCCCGCCCTGCAGGGGGAGCCCAAGGAAGGATTTGCCGTCAAGGAAACCCGGGTGGAGCCGAACCAGATCCGGGTTACGGGGCCGGCGGAGCTGCTGGCGAATTTGCGGGAGGTCGCTACCCTGCCGGTGGACATTACCGGTGCTGAAGGTAACGTCACCAGAGAGGTGGGTCTGGCTCTTCCCGACGGGGTTATCAATTTGGGCCAGGCGAGGGTGAAAGTGACCGTTAACATCGGGGCTGTTGGAGAAGAGCAACTGCCAGAGGAGTAG
- the cdaA gene encoding diadenylate cyclase CdaA: MSGYLTYFNYLDLLTFVDILIVAFVIYKFLLLIKGTRAVQLLKGLAVLVIASSVSSWFHLSTINWLLDKTWTALAVALPVVFQPELRRALEQIGRGGFFGKYSRRADEEVRHLAHQVALAADSLARRRVGALLVFARETGLQEYVEKGVKLDALVSAEIIGSIFEPNTPLHDGAAIIKGNRIAAAACYLPLTENPFLSRDFGTRHRAALGITEQSDAVAVVVSEERGVISLVQGGKILQGFGRTDLEKMLGDFLSQGGKAVIS, encoded by the coding sequence ATGTCTGGTTACTTAACATACTTCAATTATCTCGATTTGCTGACATTCGTCGATATCCTGATCGTCGCTTTTGTGATTTATAAGTTCCTGCTGCTGATCAAGGGGACGCGGGCGGTGCAGCTCCTTAAAGGGCTGGCGGTGCTGGTGATCGCCTCCTCGGTCAGTTCCTGGTTTCACCTCTCGACGATTAACTGGCTTCTGGACAAGACCTGGACGGCCCTGGCCGTAGCTCTACCCGTCGTTTTTCAGCCGGAGCTGCGGCGCGCCCTGGAGCAGATAGGTAGGGGAGGCTTTTTCGGAAAATACTCCCGCCGTGCTGATGAGGAAGTGCGCCATTTGGCCCATCAGGTGGCTTTGGCGGCGGATTCCCTTGCCCGGCGGCGGGTTGGGGCGCTCCTGGTCTTTGCGCGGGAAACCGGTCTCCAGGAATATGTGGAAAAAGGGGTGAAGCTCGACGCTCTGGTGTCGGCTGAGATCATCGGGAGCATCTTTGAGCCGAACACCCCCCTCCACGACGGTGCGGCGATCATTAAAGGGAACCGTATTGCGGCGGCAGCCTGTTACCTCCCCCTTACCGAAAATCCCTTCCTTAGCCGAGATTTCGGCACCAGACATAGAGCCGCCCTGGGGATTACAGAACAGAGCGATGCAGTGGCTGTGGTGGTCAGCGAGGAGCGGGGAGTTATCTCCCTGGTGCAGGGCGGGAAGATTCTGCAGGGGTTTGGCAGGACGGATCTGGAGAAGATGCTGGGGGACTTTTTGAGTCAGGGAGGAAAGGCGGTGATCTCCTGA
- a CDS encoding MFS transporter encodes MLMIFFPRGKKSFGQDRSICSRKAGLEVVIRNLSLAQSVAALGHRNYRLFWFGQLISLQGTWMQNLAQGWLVLQMTNSPFLLGVVTAVQFAPLLLFSLVAGVAADRVPKRKLLLATQSGSALTAFTLGILTLTGKVQYWHVLTLAALLGTINSFDTPTRQSFIVELVGKKDLMNAIALNSTAFNAARVIGPAIAGLAIGKLGIAPCFLLNAASFLAVIACLAVIRVDDNARDLSQEEAVWKKIGEGLRFIRKTPVIKRTITLTGILSVFVMNFNVLVPILARDTLGQQAEGYGYLMSATGIGSFIGAVSLAFISSRGPRRKLLTAGALSLCLFQLLLAVNRSYSLALVLLAFTGWSMITYVASANTTLQLNSPDHLRGRVMSVYTMVFLGMTPLGSLFSGALSQVGGAPLGFAAGSLIGLASTATVLMRIRRGRSVASDAKI; translated from the coding sequence ATGTTAATGATCTTTTTCCCTCGAGGCAAGAAAAGTTTCGGACAGGATAGAAGCATTTGTAGTAGGAAAGCGGGGCTGGAAGTGGTTATAAGAAATCTCAGCTTGGCGCAGTCCGTAGCAGCGCTTGGACACCGCAACTACCGTTTGTTCTGGTTTGGACAGCTGATCTCCCTGCAGGGGACCTGGATGCAAAATCTCGCCCAGGGCTGGCTGGTGCTGCAGATGACAAACTCCCCATTTTTGCTAGGGGTGGTGACTGCCGTTCAATTCGCACCGCTGCTCTTATTCTCCCTAGTAGCCGGAGTTGCGGCCGACCGGGTACCTAAAAGAAAGCTGCTGCTTGCTACCCAGAGCGGCTCCGCCTTAACGGCCTTCACCTTGGGAATTCTCACCCTGACGGGGAAGGTACAGTACTGGCACGTTTTAACCCTGGCCGCTCTATTGGGAACCATCAATTCATTCGATACCCCGACCCGGCAGTCCTTCATCGTGGAGCTGGTCGGTAAGAAGGACCTGATGAACGCCATCGCTCTCAACTCAACGGCATTTAACGCCGCCAGGGTTATCGGACCTGCCATCGCCGGGCTGGCCATCGGCAAACTGGGAATAGCGCCCTGTTTCCTTTTAAATGCAGCCAGCTTTCTCGCCGTGATCGCCTGCCTGGCGGTAATTCGGGTGGACGATAACGCCAGGGACCTTTCCCAGGAAGAAGCCGTCTGGAAAAAGATCGGGGAGGGCTTACGGTTCATCAGGAAAACTCCGGTGATAAAGCGGACGATTACTCTAACTGGCATTCTCAGCGTCTTTGTGATGAATTTCAACGTGCTGGTTCCCATCCTGGCCAGAGACACTTTGGGGCAGCAGGCGGAAGGATACGGCTACTTGATGTCTGCTACAGGTATCGGGTCCTTCATCGGAGCAGTCTCCTTAGCGTTTATCAGCAGCAGGGGGCCGCGGCGCAAACTGCTCACCGCCGGAGCCCTCAGCCTCTGCCTCTTCCAGCTGCTTTTAGCGGTTAACCGTTCCTATTCCCTGGCCCTTGTGCTGCTGGCCTTTACAGGCTGGTCAATGATCACCTACGTGGCTTCAGCCAACACGACTCTACAGTTGAACTCACCGGACCACCTGCGCGGCCGGGTGATGAGCGTTTACACTATGGTTTTTCTCGGAATGACACCCCTGGGAAGCCTTTTCAGCGGCGCCCTTTCTCAAGTCGGCGGTGCTCCGTTAGGATTTGCCGCCGGGTCTCTGATCGGCCTCGCCAGCACCGCCACAGTGTTAATGCGAATCCGAAGAGGCCGGTCCGTAGCATCGGATGCTAAAATCTGA
- a CDS encoding DUF881 domain-containing protein yields MKFYKWQLPLAVVLFITGILLVSTLRALASTEDTSWRNKDKKLIALIEAQEKSIEELEKNIADRRKSLEEYQKTLAAGKAEAEELQAQLEQLRVLSGMTDVVGKGIIIHLDDNRKGAKAAETKNPEQFKEEDFLIHDKHLLYIVNELRVGGAEAISINGQRIIASSDIRCVGPMILVNTTRLAPPYIIKAIGDPERMTRILEAPESEYNILKMAGYPVSIEKHDQVVVEAYKGSYQFIYAQPKEE; encoded by the coding sequence ATGAAATTCTATAAATGGCAGCTTCCCCTGGCGGTTGTTCTCTTTATAACCGGCATTCTTTTGGTATCAACCCTGAGGGCGCTGGCCAGCACGGAAGATACCTCCTGGCGGAATAAGGATAAAAAACTGATAGCCTTAATTGAAGCGCAGGAGAAGAGCATTGAAGAACTGGAAAAGAACATCGCCGACAGGAGGAAGTCTCTTGAAGAATACCAGAAGACCCTGGCGGCGGGAAAAGCAGAAGCAGAAGAGCTGCAGGCGCAACTGGAGCAGCTGAGGGTTCTGTCTGGGATGACCGACGTCGTTGGGAAGGGGATAATCATCCACCTCGACGACAACAGGAAAGGAGCCAAAGCCGCTGAAACTAAAAACCCGGAGCAGTTCAAAGAGGAAGACTTCCTGATCCACGACAAGCACCTACTCTACATTGTCAACGAACTTCGGGTCGGCGGCGCAGAAGCCATCTCCATCAACGGCCAGCGAATCATCGCTTCTTCGGATATCAGGTGCGTTGGCCCCATGATCCTGGTGAACACCACCCGCCTGGCACCGCCCTACATCATTAAAGCGATCGGCGACCCCGAACGAATGACCAGGATCCTTGAGGCACCGGAGAGCGAATATAATATCCTTAAAATGGCAGGCTATCCGGTAAGCATCGAAAAACACGATCAGGTCGTCGTCGAAGCATATAAAGGAAGCTATCAATTCATCTATGCACAGCCAAAGGAGGAATAA
- a CDS encoding small basic family protein: MWLPLLGLLIGIFIGSALYIPIPGVFAKYLSVAVLAALDSTFGGVKSIFDDRFDAAILLTGFFTNTLLAALLAYLGDQLGVDLYLAAVFAFGVRIFQNIAFIRRQLLARWIQKRHLHAAKENGNEEA; the protein is encoded by the coding sequence GTGTGGTTGCCGCTGCTGGGGCTATTAATCGGCATCTTCATCGGTTCAGCGCTTTACATCCCTATCCCCGGCGTTTTTGCCAAGTATTTATCGGTCGCAGTGCTGGCCGCTTTGGACTCAACTTTCGGAGGAGTCAAATCCATTTTCGACGACAGGTTCGACGCCGCAATTTTGTTGACAGGATTTTTTACCAACACTCTGCTGGCTGCCCTTCTCGCTTATTTGGGGGATCAGCTGGGGGTCGATCTCTACCTGGCCGCCGTCTTCGCCTTTGGGGTCAGAATCTTCCAGAACATAGCCTTTATCAGACGACAGCTCCTGGCCAGGTGGATACAAAAACGTCACCTCCACGCCGCAAAGGAGAATGGCAATGAAGAGGCTTAA